A part of Planctomycetota bacterium genomic DNA contains:
- a CDS encoding sigma-70 family RNA polymerase sigma factor, whose protein sequence is MRMDAHERFLRLLLAHQEDLKAFIASMVRERAQTEDLFQDVCLALWRGFSGYDPSRPFGAWARGVAAKKILQAWERSRRTPLPFSPEAVRAILDAYDREDPPAGEAEGLRDCIARLPERARRLLALRYERALTLGEVAREVGSTLDAVHKALSRIRAALQECLEGRSAAADGSRG, encoded by the coding sequence ATGCGGATGGACGCGCACGAACGGTTCCTGAGGCTGCTCCTGGCGCATCAGGAGGACCTGAAGGCCTTCATCGCCTCGATGGTCCGCGAGCGGGCGCAGACCGAGGACCTCTTTCAGGACGTCTGCCTGGCCCTGTGGCGGGGCTTCTCCGGATACGACCCGTCGCGTCCCTTCGGGGCGTGGGCGCGCGGGGTGGCCGCCAAGAAAATCCTCCAGGCCTGGGAACGCTCCCGCCGCACGCCCCTGCCGTTCTCGCCGGAGGCCGTTCGGGCGATTCTCGACGCGTACGACCGCGAGGATCCGCCCGCCGGGGAGGCGGAAGGGCTGCGGGATTGCATCGCGCGGCTTCCGGAGCGGGCGCGGCGGCTTCTGGCGCTGCGCTACGAGCGGGCCCTGACGCTGGGCGAGGTCGCCCGGGAGGTCGGCAGCACGCTCGACGCCGTGCACAAGGCCCTTTCCCGCATCCGGGCCGCTCTTCAGGAATGCCTCGAAGGAAGGAGCGCCGCCGCCGATGGATCGCGCGGATGA
- a CDS encoding phosphogluconate dehydrogenase C-terminal domain-containing protein — METVALFGAGGKMGCRIADNLKDSEYRMLYVEVSPAGLENLRRRGLSAVPGDEAARRADAAILAVPDAAIGKVAAEIVPKLRPGAMLVCLDAAAPYAGHLPPRRDVTYFVTHPCHPSVFNDETDPEARRDYFGGVKARQNIVCALMQGPESDYPRGERLCRQMFAPVLHAHRVTVEQMVLLEPALSETTAATCLTVVREAMDEAIRRGVPPQAARDFLLGHLNIELAILFGEVSSPFSDGAKKAIERAKEQIFRPDWRKVFDPEHVRASVEMITGPSAR, encoded by the coding sequence ATGGAAACGGTGGCGCTGTTCGGCGCGGGCGGGAAGATGGGGTGTCGGATCGCCGACAACCTCAAGGACTCCGAGTACCGGATGCTCTACGTGGAAGTCAGCCCCGCGGGGCTCGAGAATCTCCGGCGGCGGGGGCTGTCGGCCGTTCCGGGGGACGAGGCGGCGCGGCGGGCGGACGCGGCGATTCTGGCCGTGCCGGACGCCGCGATCGGAAAAGTCGCCGCCGAGATCGTGCCGAAGCTCCGGCCGGGCGCGATGCTCGTGTGCCTGGACGCCGCCGCGCCGTATGCGGGGCACCTGCCGCCCCGGCGGGACGTGACGTACTTCGTGACCCATCCCTGCCATCCGTCCGTGTTCAACGACGAGACGGATCCGGAGGCCCGGCGCGACTATTTCGGCGGAGTGAAGGCGCGGCAGAACATCGTCTGCGCGCTCATGCAGGGACCGGAGTCGGATTACCCCCGCGGGGAGCGCCTGTGCCGGCAGATGTTCGCCCCGGTTCTCCACGCCCACCGGGTGACGGTCGAGCAGATGGTGCTTCTGGAGCCGGCGCTTTCGGAGACGACGGCGGCGACGTGCCTGACGGTCGTGCGGGAGGCCATGGACGAGGCGATTCGGAGGGGCGTGCCGCCTCAGGCGGCGCGCGATTTCCTCCTGGGCCACCTCAATATCGAGCTGGCGATCCTCTTCGGGGAGGTCTCGTCGCCCTTTTCCGACGGAGCCAAAAAGGCCATCGAGCGCGCCAAAGAACAGATTTTCCGTCCGGACTGGAGAAAGGTGTTCGATCCGGAGCACGTCCGCGCCTCGGTGGAGATGATCACGGGACCTTCCGCGCGCTGA
- a CDS encoding four-carbon acid sugar kinase family protein, whose amino-acid sequence MSALSLAFYGDDFSGSTDVLEALAVHGVRAALFLELPERERLERRFPDLEAAGLAGSSRAMTPADMEQELAPALEGLGRLGARKVHYKICSTFDSSPEIGSIGRAIEIGRRLFGPEPVPLVVGAPALRRWCVFGNLFAADGDGVSRLDRHSTMSRHPVTPMDESDLRRILQRQAPLRTALVDVRAVGGPPEEFDRAVAAARAERPDVVLFDVLEPAHLVPIGRFLWEEEGRFLVGSSGVEYALAAHWGRPRRTFAGAGRADRILVLSGSCSPATDRQIAWALERGFLGVRLPEDGRAEGRVIDALRSGRSVAVYTARGPADPEIRDPRVEGPKLGRRLGEIARAAVREAEVRRIVAAGGDTSGRIARALGIEALEMAAPLAPGSPLCRARSEDSRVDGLEIAFKGGQVGREDYFGRALLGGG is encoded by the coding sequence ATGAGCGCGCTTTCGCTGGCGTTCTACGGGGACGATTTCTCGGGCTCGACGGACGTGCTCGAGGCCCTGGCGGTTCACGGCGTCCGCGCGGCGCTTTTCCTGGAGCTTCCCGAGCGGGAGCGCCTGGAGCGGCGGTTCCCGGACCTCGAGGCCGCGGGCCTGGCGGGGTCGAGCCGCGCGATGACGCCGGCGGACATGGAACAGGAGCTCGCGCCGGCGCTGGAGGGGCTGGGGCGGCTCGGGGCGCGGAAGGTGCACTACAAGATCTGCTCGACCTTCGATTCCTCGCCCGAGATCGGCAGCATCGGGCGGGCGATCGAGATCGGGCGGCGCCTGTTCGGACCGGAGCCGGTGCCCCTCGTGGTGGGCGCCCCGGCGCTGCGGCGCTGGTGCGTCTTCGGGAACCTCTTCGCGGCGGACGGAGACGGGGTGTCGCGTCTGGACCGGCATTCGACGATGAGCCGCCATCCCGTGACGCCCATGGATGAAAGCGATCTGCGCCGGATTCTGCAGCGGCAGGCGCCGCTGCGGACGGCGCTCGTGGACGTCCGGGCGGTCGGAGGTCCGCCGGAGGAGTTCGACCGCGCCGTGGCGGCCGCGCGGGCGGAGCGGCCGGACGTGGTGCTCTTCGACGTCCTGGAGCCCGCGCACCTTGTTCCCATCGGGCGCTTTCTGTGGGAAGAGGAAGGCCGTTTCCTGGTGGGCTCTTCGGGGGTGGAGTACGCGCTGGCGGCTCACTGGGGTCGGCCGCGGCGGACGTTCGCGGGGGCGGGCCGGGCGGATCGGATCCTGGTCCTTTCGGGGAGTTGTTCGCCGGCCACGGATCGGCAGATCGCGTGGGCGCTCGAGCGGGGGTTTCTGGGGGTGCGGTTGCCGGAAGACGGGAGGGCGGAAGGCCGCGTGATCGACGCGCTTCGCTCGGGGCGGAGCGTCGCGGTCTACACGGCCCGGGGCCCGGCGGATCCGGAGATCCGGGATCCGCGCGTCGAGGGGCCGAAGCTCGGGCGGAGGCTGGGAGAGATCGCCCGCGCGGCGGTTCGGGAGGCCGAGGTCCGCCGGATCGTCGCGGCCGGCGGGGACACCTCCGGGCGGATCGCGCGGGCGCTGGGGATCGAAGCGCTGGAGATGGCGGCCCCTCTGGCGCCGGGATCGCCGCTCTGCCGCGCGCGTTCGGAGGACTCCCGCGTGGACGGACTCGAGATCGCGTTCAAGGGCGGCCAGGTGGGCCGCGAGGACTACTTCGGAAGGGCGCTCCTGGGCGGGGGATAG